The following are encoded in a window of Providencia rettgeri genomic DNA:
- the metG gene encoding methionine--tRNA ligase, translating into MSQVANKLLVTCALPYANGSIHLGHILEHIQADIWVRYQRMRGKEVHFICADDAHGTPIMLKAQQLGVTPEAMIAEVNQEHQNDFAGFAISYDNYHSTHSEENKELSELIYGKLKNNGFIKNRTISQLFDPEKGMFLPDRFVKGTCPKCKAEDQYGDNCEVCSATYSPTELINPRSVISGATPVMRDSEHFFFDLPAFSDMLQAWTRSGALQEQVANKMQEWFESGLQQWDITRDAPYFGFEIPDAPGKYFYVWLDAPIGYMGSFKNLCSKRDDLNFDEFWNKDSKTDLYHFIGKDIVYFHSLFWPAMLEGSQYRKPTNLFVHGYVTVNGAKMSKSRGTFITARSYLDHLDADCLRYYYAAKLSSRIDDIDLNLEDFVQRVNSDIVNKVVNLASRNAGFIAKRFGGKLSANLAEPDLYQQFIDAAKVIGEDYNNREYNKAIREIMALADIANRYVDEKAPWVVAKQEGKDQELQDICSMGINLFRILMTYLKPVLPGLTKRAETFLNTELSWDEINTPLLDHSVAPFKALFNRIEMAKVDAMVEASKESIKPIQQVTGPLADDPIQDTITFDDFAKIDLRIALIKQADFVEGSDKLLKLQLDIGGETRQVFSGIRSAYPDPKALEGRLTVMVANLAPRKMRFGVSEGMVMAAGPGGKDIYLLSPDSGAQPGMQVK; encoded by the coding sequence ATGTCTCAAGTCGCGAATAAATTACTGGTAACCTGTGCGTTACCCTATGCTAACGGTTCAATCCATCTTGGTCATATCCTGGAACACATTCAGGCTGATATTTGGGTCCGTTATCAGCGAATGCGCGGCAAAGAGGTTCATTTTATCTGTGCCGATGACGCGCACGGAACGCCTATCATGCTTAAAGCACAGCAACTCGGTGTGACACCTGAAGCCATGATTGCCGAAGTGAACCAAGAGCATCAGAACGATTTTGCTGGTTTTGCTATTAGTTATGATAATTATCACTCTACACACAGTGAAGAAAATAAAGAGTTATCAGAACTGATTTATGGAAAACTGAAAAATAACGGTTTTATTAAAAATCGCACAATTTCTCAGCTTTTCGACCCAGAAAAAGGCATGTTCTTACCAGATCGCTTCGTTAAAGGCACCTGCCCGAAATGTAAAGCAGAAGACCAATACGGTGATAACTGTGAAGTGTGTAGCGCAACCTACAGCCCAACAGAGTTAATCAATCCACGATCGGTCATCTCTGGTGCAACGCCTGTGATGCGTGATTCAGAACACTTTTTCTTTGATTTACCTGCATTTAGCGACATGTTACAAGCATGGACTCGCTCGGGTGCGCTACAAGAACAAGTTGCCAACAAAATGCAAGAATGGTTCGAATCAGGTTTACAACAGTGGGATATTACCCGCGATGCACCGTATTTCGGTTTTGAAATTCCTGATGCGCCGGGCAAATATTTCTACGTTTGGTTGGATGCCCCAATTGGTTACATGGGGTCATTTAAAAACTTGTGTAGCAAACGTGATGATCTGAATTTTGATGAATTCTGGAATAAGGACTCAAAAACAGACCTTTACCACTTTATCGGTAAAGATATCGTCTATTTTCACAGCCTGTTCTGGCCTGCCATGTTAGAAGGTAGCCAATACCGTAAACCAACTAATCTGTTTGTTCACGGTTATGTTACGGTTAATGGTGCAAAAATGTCTAAATCTCGCGGCACATTTATTACTGCACGTTCGTATTTAGACCATTTGGATGCAGACTGCTTACGTTATTATTATGCGGCGAAATTATCTTCCCGTATTGATGATATTGATTTGAACCTTGAAGACTTTGTTCAGCGCGTAAATAGCGACATCGTGAATAAAGTGGTTAACTTAGCGTCACGTAACGCAGGTTTTATCGCTAAACGCTTTGGCGGTAAATTGTCGGCAAACTTAGCTGAGCCTGACTTATATCAACAGTTTATCGATGCTGCCAAAGTGATCGGTGAAGACTATAACAATCGAGAGTACAATAAAGCTATCCGTGAAATCATGGCATTAGCTGATATTGCTAACCGCTACGTTGATGAGAAAGCCCCTTGGGTCGTGGCTAAGCAGGAAGGTAAAGACCAAGAGTTGCAAGATATTTGCTCAATGGGTATCAACCTATTCCGCATACTGATGACGTACCTGAAACCTGTTTTGCCGGGCCTAACCAAACGCGCCGAAACCTTTTTAAATACTGAACTGTCTTGGGATGAGATTAACACACCATTACTTGACCACAGTGTTGCACCGTTCAAGGCTCTGTTTAACCGCATTGAAATGGCGAAAGTCGATGCGATGGTTGAAGCATCAAAAGAAAGCATCAAGCCAATCCAGCAAGTGACTGGTCCTCTTGCTGACGACCCAATTCAAGATACAATCACCTTTGATGATTTTGCAAAAATTGATCTGCGAATTGCATTAATCAAACAGGCTGACTTTGTCGAGGGTTCCGATAAGCTTCTGAAATTGCAATTGGATATTGGTGGAGAGACTCGCCAAGTGTTTTCTGGCATTCGCTCTGCATACCCGGATCCAAAAGCTTTAGAAGGTCGTTTAACGGTGATGGTGGCTAATCTCGCACCACGTAAAATGCGTTTCGGCGTATCCGAAGGCATGGTGATGGCTGCGGGCCCTGGTGGTAAAGATATTTATCTGCTTAGCCCTGATAGTGGGGCACAGCCAGGTATGCAAGTTAAGTAA
- a CDS encoding serine protease — protein sequence MDRESKRQGNMKLNRKDISMASRILNMTNNPEIMYTYLEVKGDRYAALANSVVKEDSFSGAFALNYLEEVMEENGLEFNINTLNKIRMDMAYGYIETLKSRFKDGETEINGDINHEEAMVFHEDVFNRYGLPAETWTLQPFFDVLPDKETREFYWEKSLDAVGNTEKEAELSLGILNTMVESMYDAPASKQPQIHRWLRRVADIDNVYDSGIISLKNTYDFFDSPKVYADIDYIKGLTYETGNPLIDRGTNRFSFWDFPSGDNSRFSVQTDWRGQTEFEHKNPLSEYYLEKPDYILPETGLFDSPSINYKPDVEQYDCMIDNLRDSMSSMDNSMSSFDDRYSMPSMPSVPEFSYSGYSSGASFSFN from the coding sequence ATGGATAGAGAAAGTAAAAGACAAGGAAATATGAAGTTAAATAGAAAGGATATATCTATGGCTTCTAGAATATTGAATATGACCAATAACCCAGAGATAATGTATACATATTTAGAAGTCAAAGGAGATCGTTATGCAGCATTAGCAAATAGTGTGGTAAAAGAGGACTCATTTTCAGGTGCTTTTGCATTAAACTATTTAGAAGAAGTAATGGAAGAAAATGGACTAGAATTTAATATTAATACTCTTAATAAAATAAGGATGGATATGGCTTATGGTTATATAGAAACACTCAAAAGTCGATTTAAAGATGGCGAAACAGAAATAAACGGAGATATAAATCATGAAGAAGCAATGGTATTTCATGAAGATGTTTTTAACAGATATGGACTGCCAGCGGAAACCTGGACTTTGCAACCTTTTTTCGATGTGCTTCCAGATAAAGAAACGCGAGAGTTTTATTGGGAAAAATCGCTAGATGCGGTAGGAAATACAGAAAAAGAAGCTGAATTAAGTTTGGGGATCTTAAATACGATGGTTGAGAGTATGTATGATGCACCTGCTAGTAAGCAGCCTCAAATACACCGTTGGCTACGAAGGGTTGCAGATATAGACAATGTCTATGACAGTGGAATCATTAGCTTAAAAAATACCTATGATTTTTTTGACTCACCTAAAGTGTATGCGGATATAGACTACATTAAAGGGTTAACATATGAAACCGGTAACCCACTAATCGATAGGGGAACTAACAGGTTCTCATTCTGGGATTTTCCATCTGGCGATAATAGCCGATTTTCTGTACAAACTGATTGGCGAGGGCAAACTGAATTTGAACATAAAAATCCTCTTTCAGAGTATTATCTTGAAAAACCAGATTATATATTGCCTGAAACGGGACTATTTGATTCGCCATCGATTAATTATAAGCCTGATGTGGAACAGTACGATTGTATGATTGATAATCTAAGAGATAGTATGTCATCAATGGATAATTCAATGAGTTCATTTGATGATAGATATTCAATGCCTTCAATGCCGAGTGTACCGGAGTTTAGTTATAGTGGTTATTCTTCTGGGGCATCTTTTAGTTTTAACTAA
- the htpX gene encoding zinc metalloprotease HtpX has translation MDFRNVIRKNNIRTRFVVMSYVFIMLIIGLLADIATHPNEQLDLLQNAIAFVTLKEMPIATLIVLGLTFLGLIYIHFRGHKMMLAGMNAKEINQENAISSEEKQLVNIIEELSLSASLGYIPRLYILESDEPNAFAAGWNSRNALVGVTRGLLQTLNRQEVQAVLAHEVGHIIHGDSKLTLYVGILANVILTVTNLFSQIFIRTAGRSRNNAANKAQMILLVLNFVLPWITQILYFYLSRTREYMADAAAVDLTSDNQAMISALKKISGQHETHEYDESSTGQAYRKAAYIFNKGDSIFSTHPSIENRIAALEGKKPF, from the coding sequence ATGGATTTTCGTAACGTCATACGTAAAAATAATATTCGGACACGCTTTGTGGTAATGAGCTATGTTTTTATTATGCTTATTATTGGGTTATTAGCGGATATTGCTACTCATCCAAATGAACAATTAGATTTACTTCAGAACGCGATAGCGTTTGTGACGTTAAAAGAAATGCCAATTGCAACCTTGATCGTGTTAGGCTTGACGTTTCTTGGGTTGATTTATATTCATTTCCGTGGTCATAAAATGATGTTGGCTGGCATGAATGCAAAAGAAATTAACCAAGAAAATGCTATTAGCTCAGAAGAAAAACAGTTAGTTAATATTATTGAAGAACTCAGTTTAAGTGCAAGCTTAGGCTATATTCCTCGTTTATATATTTTAGAAAGTGACGAGCCAAATGCATTTGCTGCGGGCTGGAACAGTCGTAATGCGTTAGTTGGGGTGACGCGAGGATTGTTACAAACACTAAACCGTCAAGAAGTCCAAGCCGTTCTGGCACATGAAGTGGGACACATTATTCATGGAGATTCGAAACTGACTCTGTATGTGGGGATCTTAGCCAACGTAATTTTGACTGTAACCAATTTATTTAGTCAAATTTTTATCCGTACCGCAGGGCGAAGCCGTAATAATGCCGCCAATAAAGCCCAAATGATTTTGTTAGTATTGAATTTTGTTTTGCCATGGATCACGCAAATTCTGTATTTTTATTTATCCCGTACCCGGGAATATATGGCGGATGCGGCGGCAGTTGATTTGACATCTGATAACCAAGCGATGATCAGTGCGCTGAAAAAAATTTCAGGGCAACATGAAACCCATGAATATGATGAGAGCAGTACAGGGCAAGCTTACCGTAAAGCGGCCTATATTTTTAATAAAGGGGATTCTATTTTTTCCACCCATCCTTCTATTGAGAATCGCATTGCTGCATTAGAAGGTAAGAAGCCCTTTTAG
- a CDS encoding LemA family protein yields the protein MKFLIFIVVVVLIVIYFYNRIVALREAVVSSETEISVQLDRRGKVFDSLLATVKKYLSHETEVFSKITELRTQAQNATGDKAREAEDALSKMVSSGAINVAVEAYPELKSDAIMANLQEEIVSSENKLSFAKRGYNRSLETYNAYIASMPAALIVGIIPSLKISKEYWRLDEDTIKSEESRRINFD from the coding sequence ATGAAATTTTTAATTTTTATTGTCGTAGTAGTGCTGATCGTTATTTATTTTTATAACCGCATCGTGGCATTACGTGAAGCTGTAGTTTCTAGTGAAACGGAAATTTCCGTTCAATTAGATCGTCGCGGAAAAGTGTTTGATAGCTTGCTTGCGACAGTAAAAAAATATTTAAGCCATGAAACGGAAGTATTCAGTAAAATTACTGAACTACGTACTCAGGCGCAAAATGCAACAGGGGATAAAGCACGTGAAGCGGAAGATGCGTTATCCAAAATGGTGAGTAGTGGTGCGATTAACGTCGCCGTTGAAGCCTATCCAGAGCTGAAATCCGATGCAATAATGGCTAATCTACAAGAAGAAATCGTTTCTTCAGAAAATAAACTTTCTTTTGCAAAACGTGGTTATAACCGTTCATTAGAAACCTATAATGCTTATATTGCTTCTATGCCAGCCGCGCTAATTGTTGGCATTATTCCGAGCTTAAAAATTTCGAAAGAATACTGGCGTCTTGACGAAGATACCATTAAGTCTGAAGAGTCTCGCCGTATTAATTTCGACTAG
- the cdd gene encoding cytidine deaminase has product MHSRFKAAWAELPEKLQSVLRPIIDKSDFPGMLTAEQVQHIKAQSGVSDSELAFSLLPFAAAYAVTPISHFHVGAIACGASGNLYFGANMEFSHVSMGQVIHAEQCAITHSWMKGEKQIISITVNYTPCGHCRQFMNELREGGKIMVHLPGRQPAVLHHYLPDSFGPADLNIETLLLDSVQHGYNNQSRDRLLSAAIDAANQSHAPYSESHSGIAVQLKDGSLFTGRYAENAAFNPSLPPLQAALIMINLAGKDIHAIEQAKLVEKQDAIVKQWCTTENTLRALGCQNIELAYLD; this is encoded by the coding sequence ATGCATTCACGATTTAAGGCCGCTTGGGCCGAGCTTCCAGAGAAGCTACAATCTGTACTTAGACCTATCATTGATAAATCTGATTTCCCGGGAATGCTAACGGCAGAGCAAGTGCAACATATTAAAGCACAAAGTGGCGTTAGCGACTCTGAACTCGCCTTCTCATTACTCCCTTTTGCAGCAGCCTATGCCGTTACGCCCATTTCCCATTTCCATGTCGGTGCAATCGCTTGCGGTGCGAGTGGTAATTTATATTTCGGCGCCAATATGGAGTTTAGCCATGTCTCAATGGGGCAAGTGATCCACGCTGAGCAATGTGCGATTACCCATTCTTGGATGAAGGGTGAAAAACAAATTATCTCAATCACTGTGAATTACACACCCTGTGGTCACTGCCGCCAATTTATGAATGAATTACGTGAAGGCGGAAAGATTATGGTGCATTTGCCGGGTCGTCAGCCCGCGGTATTACACCACTATTTACCTGATTCATTTGGCCCTGCCGATTTAAACATTGAGACGCTATTACTTGATTCTGTTCAGCATGGTTATAACAACCAAAGTCGTGATCGGTTGTTAAGTGCGGCTATTGACGCAGCTAATCAATCCCATGCCCCTTATAGCGAATCGCATTCAGGTATTGCTGTGCAGCTCAAAGATGGTTCATTGTTTACGGGTCGCTACGCTGAAAATGCCGCATTTAACCCAAGTTTGCCGCCACTGCAAGCTGCGTTAATTATGATCAACCTTGCTGGTAAAGATATTCATGCGATTGAGCAAGCTAAGTTGGTAGAAAAGCAAGATGCAATAGTGAAACAGTGGTGTACTACTGAAAATACATTACGGGCATTGGGTTGCCAGAATATTGAATTAGCTTATTTGGATTAA
- a CDS encoding CidB/LrgB family autolysis modulator encodes MLTHIWWSLPLTIVVFYLARKLSVKFKLPILNPLLMTIAVLIAILVMTNTPYEHYFAGSKILNDLLQPAVVALAFPLYEQMHQIRAQWKSLFSICFAGSIVAMFSGAAMAFWLGATPDIAASVLPKSVTTPIAMAVADSIGGIPAISAACVLFVGILGAMFGHSLFDVLRVRTHASRGLAMGTASHALGTARCAEVNYIEGAYSSLALMTCGVITSLSAPFIFPIILHLFS; translated from the coding sequence ATGTTAACGCATATTTGGTGGTCATTACCGCTAACCATTGTGGTTTTTTACCTTGCTCGCAAATTATCTGTAAAATTTAAGCTGCCAATATTAAACCCCTTATTAATGACTATTGCTGTGCTTATTGCCATATTGGTGATGACTAATACACCCTATGAACATTACTTCGCAGGAAGTAAAATTCTGAACGATTTACTGCAACCCGCAGTTGTGGCATTGGCCTTCCCACTGTATGAACAAATGCACCAAATCCGAGCCCAATGGAAGTCCCTATTTAGTATCTGCTTTGCAGGTAGCATAGTCGCCATGTTCAGCGGCGCAGCAATGGCATTCTGGTTAGGGGCAACACCCGATATCGCCGCCTCTGTATTGCCGAAATCCGTCACAACACCGATAGCGATGGCAGTGGCTGATTCAATTGGAGGGATCCCTGCGATTAGCGCTGCTTGCGTCTTGTTTGTGGGTATTTTAGGTGCCATGTTTGGGCACAGTTTATTTGATGTTTTACGTGTTCGTACCCATGCTTCTCGTGGTCTTGCAATGGGAACAGCTTCCCACGCATTAGGCACCGCGCGTTGTGCTGAAGTGAACTATATTGAAGGCGCATATAGCTCGCTCGCATTAATGACCTGTGGAGTGATCACCTCGTTAAGTGCCCCATTTATATTTCCTATCATTTTACATCTTTTTAGCTAA
- a CDS encoding CidA/LrgA family protein, which produces MSFKQVLITGWQYLRAFAILYFCLIVGNLISTLLPFAIPGSIVGMLILFALLALQIIPAHWAQPGCSILLKNMTILFVPIGVGIMNYYDLLSQQLIPIVVSCVVSTLIVMIVVAISSNYIHKERPVVGAKPDEVSLPPEDPLSSVINNDKTKGKD; this is translated from the coding sequence ATGTCATTTAAACAGGTGCTGATAACGGGGTGGCAGTACTTGCGAGCTTTCGCAATACTTTACTTCTGCCTGATAGTCGGAAACCTTATCTCTACCCTACTTCCTTTTGCCATTCCTGGCAGTATTGTCGGCATGTTAATTTTATTTGCATTGCTAGCGCTGCAAATTATCCCTGCTCACTGGGCACAACCCGGATGCAGTATTTTACTGAAAAATATGACCATTCTGTTTGTGCCTATCGGTGTAGGTATCATGAATTATTATGACTTACTGAGTCAGCAGTTGATCCCAATTGTGGTTTCCTGCGTTGTCAGTACCTTAATTGTGATGATTGTTGTCGCCATCAGCTCCAACTATATTCACAAAGAACGCCCTGTCGTGGGGGCTAAACCTGATGAAGTTTCCCTTCCTCCTGAGGATCCTCTTTCTTCGGTGATTAATAATGATAAAACTAAGGGGAAAGATTAA
- the apbC gene encoding iron-sulfur cluster carrier protein ApbC, translating into MNDKSPEQNKPELLTEQVSKVLASFTHPTLQRNLISIKALHHCAMLDNVLHIELVMPFVWKGPFQTLISEKTAELKQLTGAHAVEWKLRHNVTTLKRANDLPGINGVRNILAVSSGKGGVGKSSTSVNLALALAQEGAKVGILDADIYGPSIPNMLGTTLERPTSPDGQHMAPIMAYGLATNSIGYLVTDDNAMVWRGPMASKALMQMLQDTLWPDLDYLVIDMPPGTGDIQLTLSQNIPVTGAIVVTTPQDIALVDAMKGIVMFKKVNVPVLGVVENMSAHICSNCGHVEPIFGTGGAEKLAEKYNTKLLGQVPLHISLREDLDRGQPTVMRDPEGEFADIYREIASGISALMYWEGEKIPTEISFRAV; encoded by the coding sequence ATGAACGATAAATCCCCCGAGCAGAACAAACCAGAACTGCTGACTGAACAAGTCTCCAAAGTTTTGGCTTCATTTACACACCCAACACTGCAACGTAATCTGATTTCTATCAAAGCGTTACATCATTGTGCTATGTTGGATAATGTGCTGCACATCGAATTAGTTATGCCATTTGTTTGGAAAGGGCCTTTCCAAACGTTGATTAGTGAAAAAACAGCAGAGTTAAAACAACTCACAGGCGCTCACGCTGTCGAGTGGAAGCTACGTCATAATGTAACGACACTAAAACGTGCGAACGATTTACCGGGCATTAATGGGGTGCGCAATATTCTTGCAGTGAGCTCGGGTAAAGGTGGGGTAGGTAAATCCAGTACATCTGTAAACTTAGCATTAGCACTGGCACAAGAAGGGGCGAAAGTCGGTATCCTTGATGCGGATATTTATGGCCCGTCTATCCCAAATATGTTAGGTACAACGTTAGAGCGTCCAACGTCCCCAGATGGTCAGCATATGGCACCTATTATGGCGTATGGCTTAGCAACTAACTCAATCGGTTATTTAGTCACTGACGATAACGCGATGGTATGGCGTGGCCCAATGGCCAGTAAGGCACTAATGCAAATGCTGCAAGATACCTTATGGCCTGATTTGGACTATTTAGTTATCGATATGCCACCGGGAACCGGGGATATCCAATTAACACTGTCACAAAATATCCCTGTAACAGGGGCAATTGTCGTCACAACGCCACAAGATATTGCCTTGGTTGATGCGATGAAAGGTATTGTGATGTTTAAGAAAGTGAATGTGCCAGTTTTAGGCGTAGTTGAAAATATGAGCGCACACATTTGCAGTAACTGTGGTCATGTCGAACCTATTTTCGGCACGGGTGGTGCAGAAAAATTAGCAGAGAAATATAACACGAAACTGTTAGGTCAAGTACCGCTGCATATTTCTTTGCGTGAAGATCTCGACCGTGGTCAACCTACTGTTATGCGTGATCCTGAAGGGGAGTTTGCGGATATTTACCGTGAAATCGCTTCTGGTATTTCTGCGCTAATGTATTGGGAAGGGGAGAAAATCCCAACGGAAATTTCATTCCGTGCTGTGTAA